The following is a genomic window from Desulfovibrio desulfuricans DSM 642.
CAGCACTGGATACTTATCGGTCCGGAGGGCGAAGGGCAGCCAGACAGCCGCCGTCCTCCAGTTGGGGCCAATATACACATGTTGGGCCCACGCACCTACGGGCACCTGCCTTATTTTATGGCACATTGCGAAATGGCGGTCTTGCCTATTGCACGCAACAACTACACGGACGCTATGTTCCCCATGAAATTCTTTGAATTCCTGGCAGCGGGGCTACCCGTGATCTGCACAAGGATTCCAGCCCTTAAGGAATTTGAATCATTGTATTTCCCTTGTGACACACCAGAAGACTTTCAAGCCGCCATCACAGATGTACTCAATGGCGCTCGCCGAGACCAGGAAGAGATTGATGCCGCCTGCCACCATCATTCATGGGAAGCCCGGTTCACGCGCATGGAAAAAATACTTGAAGAAGTTTTTCCCCAGACCATACGCAACGAGACTACTTCCCATGTATAGATACCTCCAAAACATTCAGGGGCTACTCAAAGTTCTGCTACTCTACCCGGTGGCAGAACGAATGCAAAAACGCCTTATCACTCCCAAATTGCGCATTCTTCGGGCAGAGGCTGCGGCCCCCTTTGTACAGCGCAAGGCAATTGCGAAGGAACGCCTTATTGGCGTACTTTCCCATGCAAAAGCAACCGTACCTTACTATCAAGATCTTTTCACTTCGCTAAATTTTGATCCCGAATGTCTTCGCAAAGACATGCGCTATTTTGAAGACATCCCTTTCCTGACAAAAGATATAGTGCGCGAGCAAGGGCGCCGCCTCATCAGCAGCACGCATGCGGATGCCATTGTGCGCGAACAAAAAACAGGCAGCTCCACAGGCCTTGCTGCCACAATTTATTATGATCAGGAAGGGCTGGACTGGACTGCTGCGCAGAACATCATGGTGCTTGGATGGGGAGGTAAACGCCGCTACCATAGAGAAGCCCACCTCTCTACCCTATTTGCAGCAATGCCACCTGAAGCGGCGAGTGTTGAAGCAAAAAAGTGTTTTGTCCTACACCGCAAAAATATTTACACTGAGGGTTTTGGAAACCAAGCTCAACTTCGCCTGCTGGAGGATTTGCAAAACGCCAAGGCAGTGTTCGTTCAAGGGCACCCTTCCTCCATGTTTGCTTTAGCCCGTTACCTTGAAAAACAGAGCAAAACAGCCCCAGGACTTTTTGAAGTATTTGTCTCAACCGGTGAACTCCTCACCGCAGAGCAAAGAGTGCTTATAGAAAAAATCTTTTCGGCGCGAGTATCCAATCGTTATGGAGCCTGCGAATTTGGGGTTATGGCCCAAGAACTGGCAACAGGGCCTGTCGATGAACTGCTCGTTTCCGATTCCTTGGTATGGCCAGAAACCATTGACAGTAAAGCTAGTGAACCAACTGAGCTCGTGTTCACCAATCTTCGCAACCCTGTAATGCCGCTGATTCGCTACCGCATGGGGGACGTTGGCAGGCTTGCAGAACGTAACAACGGT
Proteins encoded in this region:
- a CDS encoding phenylacetate--CoA ligase family protein gives rise to the protein MQKRLITPKLRILRAEAAAPFVQRKAIAKERLIGVLSHAKATVPYYQDLFTSLNFDPECLRKDMRYFEDIPFLTKDIVREQGRRLISSTHADAIVREQKTGSSTGLAATIYYDQEGLDWTAAQNIMVLGWGGKRRYHREAHLSTLFAAMPPEAASVEAKKCFVLHRKNIYTEGFGNQAQLRLLEDLQNAKAVFVQGHPSSMFALARYLEKQSKTAPGLFEVFVSTGELLTAEQRVLIEKIFSARVSNRYGACEFGVMAQELATGPVDELLVSDSLVWPETIDSKASEPTELVFTNLRNPVMPLIRYRMGDVGRLAERNNGWWITHLAGRTHDAVNINGSSYPTHYVQDILDRCGPIDDFQILVANQIAKELRLVVNPEQWEQTQQAVKKQFPTLPLRRIDPEDLVFVGIRGKFSYIIRENA